In Paludibaculum fermentans, the genomic stretch TCCGCGTGGGCAACGTCTTGAGCGGATTCACCTCCAGCAACGGGACCACATGGTCGCAAGCCGGCACATCAATGACGGTTCAGTTGGATGTCACTGCCCTTGCCGGCCTGTCCATGTTCTCCGGGCCGTATCCTTCTACGGGGACCTTCGATCACGTATCGATCACATCCACCGGACTCTTCCAGCTTCGCGTTTCTCCCACTGCCGTCATGTCAGGGACGGATGTCAGCCATCAGATCACGGTCCTGGCTGGACCGGCCTTTACTGAGCAGGTCAGCTTCGCTGTCAGTGGTGCGCCAACCGGAGCAACGGCGCAGGTCACTCCATTGACGTTGACAGGCGGTGGAACCGCCACGCTCCTGGTCTCTCCAGGAACCGCAACCGCCGGTCGCTACGTACTGACCGTGACGGCGACGGCAGCGTCCGGAAGTCAAACAGCCCAGGTTGCCGTGACCATTCCGAACCCGGTGGTCGCGCCCTGGACCGCTTCAGATGTCGGGACGACCGGCTTGGCCGGCAGTTCATTGGCGAACGCGGGGACCTTCACCCTCAAAGGCGCCGGCGGCGGAGTGGATGGTGGCTGGAGCGGTTCGGACGCCTTCCACTATGTCTATCAGCCCCTGCTCGCGAATGGCCAGATTGTAGCCCGGCTCGTCACGAGCCCTGCAGGCCAGGCGGGCCTGATGATTCGGGAATCCTTGGAGGCCAACTCCCGCAACGTGGCCATCTTCGTCGATAGTGGCTACAAGGTTTCCCTCGGCTACCGCACAGTGTCTGGCGGAAACCCCGGTGGGGCCCAGGTGATGAATACGAGCCTGCCCCGCTGGCTCAAACTGGTCCGGATCAATGGCACGGTGACCGCTTACGTCTCGCCCGATGGGCTGGATTGGACAATCGGCGGAGCCCCTGTCGCATTGAGCACAGCCCAACCTGCTTACATCGGACTCTTTGTCGCCTCGGGTTCCGGCAGCCAGACGCAGACTGCCACATTCGACAACATCTCGATCGCCACCAACCAGGACTTCCTCATCTCTACCGGTAAGTCCGGCACAGTTTCCGGATCCACGGTTACCTATCCCGTTTCCGCGGTGCCCCTTCTCGGCTTCACCGGTAACGTCACTTTGGCCGCTGCCGGCCTGCCCGCCGGCGTCACCGCTGCTTTCTCGCCCGCTTCGGTCGCCTTCACGGAAACTAGCGCCGCGGCAGTCGTGCAACTCTCGTTGACCGTGCCGCCAGGCACCACGCCTGGGGTATACCGGATCGTAGTGTCGGGAACGAGCGGCGCAGTGGTTCGTACGGACACAGTAACCCTGCTGATCGCTGGATCCGGGTCGCAGCTATGGTCCTCAGCCGATATCGGACAGACCGCGATTGCGGGTCAAGTGACTTATGCGGGAAGCGCTGTGACAATCAGCGGAGCTGGCAGTGGCATGGATGGCGGATGGAGCAGTACGGACGGATTCAATTACATCTATAGGCCGCTGTTGGGCGATGGTGAGATGGTCGCTCGGCTTGTGAGCAAGACCGGCGGCCAGGCTGGCTTGATGATTCGGGAATCTCTCGACGACAACGCACGAAACGCCCTGATCCTCATCGAACCTAACAACACGCTGGACTGGCGTTACAGGGCTGTCGCGAGCGGAAACCCCGGTGGTCCGCCCTTTGGTACCGCGGCACCGCCGCGCTGGCTTAGGATCGTCAGGATCCAGAACAGCATCACCGGCTATTTTTCCACCGATGGCCTGAACTGGGTCCAGTTCGCAGCCCCGATGGACCTTTCGGTTACCCAGCCAATCTACATTGGCTTAGCCGTGTCTTCCGCCGGGACCGAGCCAATTAGTTCAGCGGTCTTCGACAACATTGCGATCACCCAGTCGAATAGCTTTCTGATCAGCGCGGCGCCTGGATCGAGGGTGGACAACCTCAAGGTCAGTTACGACCTCTCCGTCATCCCGCTTTCCGGCTTCTCGGGCCAGGTGACTTTGTCGACCCCTGGACTACCGGCTGGAGTGACCTCCACATTTGCGCCGGCCACGGTCGATCTCCTCCCCACCGGGGCTGCCGCGCCCTCTGTGCTGACTCTGACAGCGGCGCCTGGCATGGCTGCCGGGAAGTACATAGTAAGGGTCCTGGCGCAATCGGGCAGCACCAGCAGGGAGACGGCACTGCCCCTCATCGTAGGGGGAGCGGGCACTCAGCTCTGGGGTGATCTGGACATCGGTGCCACAGTCACCGTAGGCGCCACCGCCTTTGACGGCACCACTTTCAATGTCCCGGGCACCGGCACTGGAATCAACCCCGGCTGGTCGGCCGTGGACGCGTTCCATTTCACCTATCAGGCCCTGACGGGGGACGGTCAGATTGTGACCAGGCTCATCAGTAAGCCGGGCGGTACGGCCGGACTGATGATTCGAGAGAACCTCCTGGCCAGTTCCAAGAATGTGGCCCTTCTGGTGGACAACGGTAACTCCGGTATCGTGTCCTTCCGCGCGACCACGGGCGGGAATCCAGGGGGGACCTCACTCGGCTCCATGCCGGCGCCGCGGTGGCTCAAGCTAACCAGGGTTGGTTCCACGATCAGCGCCTTTGTGTCAACGAATGGTGTCGATTGGACGGCGGCTGGAACGCCTCAAACCTTCGCATTGGCGGCAACAGCCTACTTCGGCTTGGCCGCGGCAACTCCTGAATCAATTTCAGTGGCAACCGCGAACTTCGACAGCGTCACTCTCACTGGCGTGCCTGCCCTGCAGCTCAGCGCAGCCCCCTCGACGACGACGATCGTCAGTGGCGGGACCGCCGCATACAACATCGCAGTGACGGGGCTGAACGGAGCAACCGCTCCAGTCTCCTTCTCCGTTGCCGGACTGCCCGCGGGAGCGAGCGCCAGCTTTAGCCCGGCCATCGTGACTCCCGGATTTTCCTCTGTTCTCACAGTTGCCCTCGGCGCGGGAACTCCAGTCGGGACATCAACACTAACCATTACCGCCGTCAGTGGGCCACTAACCCAAACGGCCTCAGTCACGTTGGTGGTCTCCGCTAATGGCTTCCAATTGACAGCGAATCCCGGCAGCAGAACCGCCTCTCCAGGCGGACAGGCCGGCTACAGCGTACTGGCGCAGGCTGTTGGTAGCTTTACGAGCACTGTGACTTTCTCCGCGGTGGGCCTTCCTCCCGGAGTCAGTGCTGCGTTCTCCCCACTCACCGTTAACGGCTCAGGGCTTAGTACGCTCACCGTGACGGCCGCGACGACAGTTGCCGCGGGCTCCTATCCCTTCACGGTTCAGGCGACGGGCGGGACCATCACTCAGTCGGTGCCCATCACGTTGGTGGTCAGCAGTACACCCGACTTCACTCTCAACACACCGGCTCCAAGCCGGACGGCACGGCCAGGTACCATTGTCGACATCCCGCTCTCCGTGGAAGCCTTCAATGGCTTCAACGGCACGGTAAACCTCTCTGTCACAGGGCCTCCAGCCGGCTCAACTGTAGCCTTCCTCCCCCCTTCCGTGATCGGAGCGGGTAACTCCGTTCTCAGCATCGGTGTCCCCTCTGACGCCCCCGCGGCCATCTTCCCGCTCATCATCCAAGGCGTGAACGGATCCTCGACCCGCCGTCTGGACGTGGTGCTCACCCTGTCGGCGAACTCCGACTACACCCTCGGTCTCTCTCCCTCCACGTTGAATCTCGCCACAGGTGCCAGTGCGACCTATACCGTCACCGTCGGCTCCACAAATGGGTTCTCCGGGACGGTGCAGCTCAGCGCGGTCGGCCTTCCGGAAGGCCTCACCGCCACCTTCTCCCCTGCCTCCGTAACACCGCCGGCGACAGCCACTTTGACCCTCCAGGCCGCAGCCGCGGCGCCTGCCGGATTGACCAGCTTCTCCGTTCTCGGTCAAAGTGGCAGCCTGCAAAGAACCGGCCAGGCCTCCGTCCAAGTCTCAACGGCAGCCGACTTTGCCCTCAGCGTTCTGCCTGCATCGCAGATCGCGGCGCAGAGCGGCGCGGCTTACTTTGCAGTGACCACCGCAGCCAGCGGCGGGTTCCAGGGCAACGTCACGTTCCAGGCCACGGGCGCACCCTCTGGCTCAGCTGTCACGTTTGATCCCCCCAGCGTATCCGGCAGTGGCTCCACCACCATGCGCGTCCCCATCCCCTCCGGGGCGGCCGCGCAGGACTACACTCTCACCGTCACCGCCACTGGTGGCGGCCGTACCCATACGGCGCCGGCGATCCTGCAGGTGAAGACCGCCAGCAGCTACGAAGCCGAAGCCAGCGGCAATGTGCTCACCGGCACGGCAGCCGTGGCCGCGTGTACAACCTGTTCCGCCCTCGCCCGGGTAGACAATGTGGGCGCGAATCCTGCCGGAGGTGTGGGCAGCCTCACCTTTACCAACGTAAGTGCCGCCACGGCAGGCCGCTACGCCATGGCCGTCTACTACTCCAGTGCCAACCGGGCCGCCACAGCCCTGAATATCTCGATCAATGGGACAGGCGGAACTATGTCGGTTCTCGCCTCTCCGACCGGCGGCCTCGACCGGCTCGCCGTCGTCACGCGCGAGATCACTCTGAACTCCGGCAGCAACACCATCCTCTTCTCTAACGTCTCCGGTCCCGCCGTCTCCATTGACCGCATCACTTTGATCAATACAGCGGAGTGCTCGCCAGGACCCGCCGACGTCATGATCGTGATCGACCGCTCCGGCTCCATGCTCGGGTCTCCCATGACCAGCGTCAAATCCGCCGCGAAGTCCTTCGTCGACCTGCTGAACGTGGGCGTCGACCAGGCCGGACTCGTATCGTTCAATACCACCTCCACCCTCGACCAGATGCTCACCACCAACGGTGCCCTGGTGAAGACGAAGATCGACGCGGTCGTCGCCAATGGCGGCACCTACATCGGCTCCGGCATTGCGGGCGCGAATACCGAACTGGCCAGTGCGCGTCACAATGCCTCGGCCGCCAAGATCATCGTCCTGCTGACGGATGGCGTCGACAGCCCGCCGAACTCCGGCACCGTCACGGCCGCCAACGCCGCCAAGGCGGCTGGCACCCGGCTCATCGCCATCGGCTACGGCAATGGCGTGGATACCGCGTTCCTGCAGCAACTCGCTTCGTCGCCGTCCGACTACTACGCTGCGCCTACAACCGAACAGATCGGCGCTGTCTACAGATCCATCGCTACCTCCATCTGCCGGGCTCCGAACGCAGCCCCGTCCGTCAGCGCCGGTCCCAGCATGGCCGTGAGTTCCGGGCAAAGTGTCAAGCTGGTCGGCGCGATCGCCGACGACGGATTGCCGTCGCCTGGAACCCTCACCGTGCAATGGAGCCGGCAGAGCGGCCCCGGCACTCTGACGTTCGTGAACTCCACTGCCGCGGTCACCGATGCCACCTTCAGCGCCGCCGGCACCTACGTCGTCCGCCTGACCGTCAGCGACGGCGAATTCAGCGCCTACTCCGACACCACCATCACCGTCATGTCGGGCAGCCTCGACATGTTCGAGGCGGAATCCGTCCAAAGCGTCCTCACCGGCGGGGCGGTGACCGTCCCCTGCGCCGCGTGCTCCGGCGGCTTCCGGGTGGAGAATCTGGGCAGCAACGGCGGCAGCCAGGCCGGCGCCCTCACCTTCAACATCAACGTCCCGGCCAAGGGCTACTACACCCTCAATACCTACTACACCAACGGCGACACCAAGGCGCGCACCGCGATGGTCAGCGTCAACAGTGACAACACCGGCCGCAGCTTCACCGGCCCGCCCACGGGTGGCTGGAACACCGTTGCCTCCGCGACAATGACCGTCTATCTCCAGGCGGGGAACAACCAGATCGCCTTCAGCAATCCGAATGGGGCAGGACCGTCCATCGACCGGATCGAAGTCCTCTTCGTCGCGGATCCCGTCTGCACGCCCGGTGGCCTGGATGTCGTTCTGGTGCTCGATCGCTCCGGTTCGATGTCCGGACAACCGCTAGCCGATGTGAAGTCGGCCGCCAAGCTCTTCCTGAACCAGTTGAACTGGGTCCTGGACGGCATGGGCGTGGTCGCCTTCAATGCTGGCGCCACTCTCCAGAGCCCACTCACCCACGACGGCAACGCCGCCAAGATCGGCGTGGACAGTATGGTTGCCGCCGGCGACACCTCCTTCGCCCCGGCCCTGGCCATGGCGAGAGCGCAATTGACCGGCAGCGGCCACACCGCCGGAGCCTCGCCCCTGCTGATTCTTCTCACCGACGGGCAGAACCAGGACCGCACCGAGACGGATACCGAAATCGCTGCCGTCAAGGCGGCTGGCATCCGGGTCATCACCATCAGCTTCGGCAACACCGACATCCCGTATCTTCAGTCCCTGGCGTCCTCCGCTTCCGATGCCTATGTGACCGCCGCCAACGGAGACATCAGCGGAGTCTATCAGGCGATTGCCCAGAGCCTTTGCCGCCTGACCAATCAGCCCCCGCAGGTCTACGCGGGCGCCGATCAGACCGTCCAGCAGAACCAGGCAGCCACCCTCCAGGGCGTGGTCACCGATGACGGCCTGCCGCTCCAATCGGTGCTGACCTTCCGTTGGTCCGTCATCAGCGGACCTGGTGCCGTCGTCTTCACGGCGCCGACCGCCCTCACCACGGCGGCAACCTTTGGAGCGCCCGGTATCTACCAGCTTCAGTTGAGCGGCTCGGACGGTCCGTATACCAGCACCAGCACGGTGCGGGTCAACGTCGCGCCGTCAACGGCCCTCTACACCCTCACCCTGTCGCCCGGCGCGGCCGGTCCGAATCTCGCAGGCACCTCGCAGAGTGTCAAGGCGACGTTGAAGGACACTTCCGGTGCGCTCGTCAGTGGCGCCACGGTTCAGTTCGCCATCCAGGGTGCCAACGCCACCACTGGTTCGGCCACTACGGATACCCAAGGCCAGGCAACCTACACTTGGACCGGTACAAATCGCGGCTTGGATACCATTCAAGCCAGCGCTTTCTCCAGCGCCTTCTCCAACGCAGTTCCTGTCAGTTGGCTCTCTCCCGCCAGCCCGATCTCCACCACGCCCGTGCGCGGACGCTTCTACGTCGGCGTAAACGGCCTCGTGCAGGTGACCTCCGCGCAGCAGTCGGTATTCGAGCGGACTTACCCCACCATCGCCTTCAACCCGAAAGCCGAGTTAAACCTGATCGGCGGGACACTCGGAGTCTATCCGTGGACGATCACCGGCGTAGTGACTGACCCGGCCAATCAATTCATTGGCGTAATCCCGGCCTCTGGCAATGGGTACGAGGCGCGAGTGGGCCCCCTGTGGGCCTTCAACGCCGTGTTCACGGGCCAGTTCCTCGTCACCACGCCCGGCGACTATTCCATCAAGATCGCTTCGAAGGAAGGCATGATCCTGGGCGTGGCAGGCGGCGCGCAACGCGTCTCCGGACCTCAGACCGGCGCCCCGGCCAATGGCCTCTCGCCCGTGGAATCCTATCCGGTCCTGGCCAGCAACAATGTCATCGCCGACAACGTGTCTGACATGGTGCTCCGCTTCCCGACGGCCGGCATGTACCCTTACGAACTCGACTACGCCCAGGCTTCCGGTTGGGCGACCCTCTCGATGAGCTACCTCAGCGGAGCCGCCCAGGTGATCGTGCCGCCCGCTGCCTACGTGAAGATCTTCCCGAACGCTGCCGCCACGCACAACCCAGGCGAGTCGCAGACTGTCAGCGTCGTGGCCCTCGACAACGCCGGGCGCGCCCTCAGCGGCGTACCGGTGAAGTTGGTCATCTCCGGTGCGCACGCTGGCCAACAAACCGCGGTCACCGACATCAGTGGCTATGCCAGCTTCACCTACCAGGGAACCAAGGCCGGCGTCGCGGATCAACTGCAGGCGCAGGTGCAGTACGGGCAGGACTGGCTGGTCTCGCCTGTCCTCATCGTGAACTGGAACAGCCTGCCGAACCATGCTCCAGTCGTGACGGCCGGCGACGATCAGACGGCCACCTGGCCCAACACCATCCAGTTGACGGGCACCGCCACCGACGACGGACTACCCACCGGCGGCACTATGACCGTCACCTGGTCGAAGGTCAGCGGACCCGGTACCGTCACCTTCGTTACGCCCAACCGGCCCGTCACCACAGCGGGCTTCAGTGAGCCGGGCACCTACCAATTGAAACTGTCCGCGACCGACGGAGCACTGACCTCCGAAGCGACCGTCAACATTCTGGTGAATCCGCCCGCCACTGTCTCCGGCGGCTGGATCCTCAGCCCGGCCTTCGACGGGAAAGTGACCGGCCAGGCGCCGGTGACCCTGGTGGCGGGCATCACGCTGCAAAGCGGTGTGCTGACCATGTGGCCGGCGTCGGACGAGAATTCGGTCACAACGCTGAATGCGAACACCGTGGGCACGGGCCCGCTGGCGACCATCGACGCCACGCTCCTGCCCAACGGCGAATACTGGCTCCGCCTGCAGGCCGTGAACTCCACGGGCGCCGCGCAGGTAAGCCTGGTGCGGTTCTATGCGACCGGTGAATACAAGCCCGGCCGTGTCACCGCGACCGTCACCGACTTCACAGTCCCCTTGGCCGGCCTGCCCATTCAGATCCAGCGGACCTACGACAGCCTGGAGCGCCAGTTCCAAGGCGACTTTGGCTACGGGTGGAAGTTGGGTGTGAGTGCGTTGCGGTTCGAGGTGGGCCCCAGCAGCGATGTCACGCTCACCATCAACGGCCAGCGCAAGACGTTCTACTTCACACCGGAAGGCTCGATCTTCGCCTGGTACACGCCGAAGTACACGGGCGAGCCGGGCTTCTATGGCAGCCTGACTTCGACCGGCGACACCTGCAGCGGCGTACTGCTGCGGACCGGCAATCAATGGATCTGCGGCCTGGCCGACGACACTTACAAGTCCACGGGCTGGAAGTACACGGATCCGGCGGGCCGGGAATACACGATCGCCGCCGACAAAACGCTGACGTCGCTGAAGGACCTGAACGGCAACATG encodes the following:
- a CDS encoding VWA domain-containing protein gives rise to the protein MQSRIVAIFLNCLFFVVCAQGWVVNAATFNVAASKQRVTLPPGAQGSLNVAVGKSGSAAFNPVSLSVSGLPTGANATFGATSVSNPASVKLSLSLAANTPEGNYRIQIQGKSGVEVNSDEFRLIVNQRADFSIMAAPQKLLLVQSQGSVTLVVTQALGSDMDVTLNPGTLPTGVTAAFSTPVLSSTGVTQLLLTAAAPPPAPFSLTVKGKSGLLEHSVQVSVESPLADFRLLSPTVAKALKRGSSVRQVISVAPKFGFSEPIRFSASKLPQGVTAAFDPPSLRGAGSTVMTLTTAPAAPSGSSKAQVTAAGDSKTLFTTMDLSVGQPDFDLAATPGSQTIAPGEAFQFSIGVAPNSLFTGPVSLSVSGSPTNGTAVLKDLSLTGESSTVLTVTTTATTPPSTYVLTVTATGSGVTHSASTTVVVSDQPAISLAGQPKTTVLNLGATASVGLNVTAYNNFAGRVDLAVTGLPAGVDASASPAYLTNSGTSTVTFRALQSATPGTYPFTILATTAAETEAFDATLVVTQALGSTWSLSDIGTVTIPGSAGLEPSTSTIHVQASGAGFQNSGDAFYFARQPMTGNGEIVARVTGFLNSNTGSAAGVMIRESLDPTAAQVFLGINPAGAPALYYRLTSAGSVNLISGAVGAIPRWVKLSRNGTSISGFVSTDGVAWTQIGSTLTVPFSSSASVGLAVTAAFDGWWWNSSMVKATFDQVKTPNSPTFQLQTGGSSTISGGSISFPVLVTFTNGFSEAVLLSAAGGPPGATFTFFPSSVSGSATSQMTLSVPPGTAAGSYVVNVTASSASQTRTLNIPVTLGAVGSGWWSGQDVGAISQAGQETLNSSGVYTLQGAGNALRDTSDAFRYLYQPLQGDGEIIARVIAFQNSNSGAIAGVMIRSGLTGTDSYALAGVNPDGTARFHWRTPSGAAPSYMNGAATPLPQWIRLVRIGNQIRGYISSDGAAWLPIGSPKTVTMGATVYIGLVVCGNSSLAQAQFDNVRIASANDFLLQPTGAVISSGGVAQHTVRVSMLAGFTGSVTLAASGGPAGTTYSFQPSVLTGSADAVLTMTAPSAATVGSFNVTVTGTSGAITRVATIPVVLTDQGTRWWTGSDIGTVIQSGTDSVTSAGVFSVRGAGAGFQTGGDGARLLSQPMTGDGEVVARLTAMTGTDQNPYGGVSIRSSVAPEAAMASMIVRPDGRNWFCYRLTAGTNAPCVEGTQSPLPRWVKVVRVGNVLSGFTSSNGTTWSQAGTSMTVQLDVTALAGLSMFSGPYPSTGTFDHVSITSTGLFQLRVSPTAVMSGTDVSHQITVLAGPAFTEQVSFAVSGAPTGATAQVTPLTLTGGGTATLLVSPGTATAGRYVLTVTATAASGSQTAQVAVTIPNPVVAPWTASDVGTTGLAGSSLANAGTFTLKGAGGGVDGGWSGSDAFHYVYQPLLANGQIVARLVTSPAGQAGLMIRESLEANSRNVAIFVDSGYKVSLGYRTVSGGNPGGAQVMNTSLPRWLKLVRINGTVTAYVSPDGLDWTIGGAPVALSTAQPAYIGLFVASGSGSQTQTATFDNISIATNQDFLISTGKSGTVSGSTVTYPVSAVPLLGFTGNVTLAAAGLPAGVTAAFSPASVAFTETSAAAVVQLSLTVPPGTTPGVYRIVVSGTSGAVVRTDTVTLLIAGSGSQLWSSADIGQTAIAGQVTYAGSAVTISGAGSGMDGGWSSTDGFNYIYRPLLGDGEMVARLVSKTGGQAGLMIRESLDDNARNALILIEPNNTLDWRYRAVASGNPGGPPFGTAAPPRWLRIVRIQNSITGYFSTDGLNWVQFAAPMDLSVTQPIYIGLAVSSAGTEPISSAVFDNIAITQSNSFLISAAPGSRVDNLKVSYDLSVIPLSGFSGQVTLSTPGLPAGVTSTFAPATVDLLPTGAAAPSVLTLTAAPGMAAGKYIVRVLAQSGSTSRETALPLIVGGAGTQLWGDLDIGATVTVGATAFDGTTFNVPGTGTGINPGWSAVDAFHFTYQALTGDGQIVTRLISKPGGTAGLMIRENLLASSKNVALLVDNGNSGIVSFRATTGGNPGGTSLGSMPAPRWLKLTRVGSTISAFVSTNGVDWTAAGTPQTFALAATAYFGLAAATPESISVATANFDSVTLTGVPALQLSAAPSTTTIVSGGTAAYNIAVTGLNGATAPVSFSVAGLPAGASASFSPAIVTPGFSSVLTVALGAGTPVGTSTLTITAVSGPLTQTASVTLVVSANGFQLTANPGSRTASPGGQAGYSVLAQAVGSFTSTVTFSAVGLPPGVSAAFSPLTVNGSGLSTLTVTAATTVAAGSYPFTVQATGGTITQSVPITLVVSSTPDFTLNTPAPSRTARPGTIVDIPLSVEAFNGFNGTVNLSVTGPPAGSTVAFLPPSVIGAGNSVLSIGVPSDAPAAIFPLIIQGVNGSSTRRLDVVLTLSANSDYTLGLSPSTLNLATGASATYTVTVGSTNGFSGTVQLSAVGLPEGLTATFSPASVTPPATATLTLQAAAAAPAGLTSFSVLGQSGSLQRTGQASVQVSTAADFALSVLPASQIAAQSGAAYFAVTTAASGGFQGNVTFQATGAPSGSAVTFDPPSVSGSGSTTMRVPIPSGAAAQDYTLTVTATGGGRTHTAPAILQVKTASSYEAEASGNVLTGTAAVAACTTCSALARVDNVGANPAGGVGSLTFTNVSAATAGRYAMAVYYSSANRAATALNISINGTGGTMSVLASPTGGLDRLAVVTREITLNSGSNTILFSNVSGPAVSIDRITLINTAECSPGPADVMIVIDRSGSMLGSPMTSVKSAAKSFVDLLNVGVDQAGLVSFNTTSTLDQMLTTNGALVKTKIDAVVANGGTYIGSGIAGANTELASARHNASAAKIIVLLTDGVDSPPNSGTVTAANAAKAAGTRLIAIGYGNGVDTAFLQQLASSPSDYYAAPTTEQIGAVYRSIATSICRAPNAAPSVSAGPSMAVSSGQSVKLVGAIADDGLPSPGTLTVQWSRQSGPGTLTFVNSTAAVTDATFSAAGTYVVRLTVSDGEFSAYSDTTITVMSGSLDMFEAESVQSVLTGGAVTVPCAACSGGFRVENLGSNGGSQAGALTFNINVPAKGYYTLNTYYTNGDTKARTAMVSVNSDNTGRSFTGPPTGGWNTVASATMTVYLQAGNNQIAFSNPNGAGPSIDRIEVLFVADPVCTPGGLDVVLVLDRSGSMSGQPLADVKSAAKLFLNQLNWVLDGMGVVAFNAGATLQSPLTHDGNAAKIGVDSMVAAGDTSFAPALAMARAQLTGSGHTAGASPLLILLTDGQNQDRTETDTEIAAVKAAGIRVITISFGNTDIPYLQSLASSASDAYVTAANGDISGVYQAIAQSLCRLTNQPPQVYAGADQTVQQNQAATLQGVVTDDGLPLQSVLTFRWSVISGPGAVVFTAPTALTTAATFGAPGIYQLQLSGSDGPYTSTSTVRVNVAPSTALYTLTLSPGAAGPNLAGTSQSVKATLKDTSGALVSGATVQFAIQGANATTGSATTDTQGQATYTWTGTNRGLDTIQASAFSSAFSNAVPVSWLSPASPISTTPVRGRFYVGVNGLVQVTSAQQSVFERTYPTIAFNPKAELNLIGGTLGVYPWTITGVVTDPANQFIGVIPASGNGYEARVGPLWAFNAVFTGQFLVTTPGDYSIKIASKEGMILGVAGGAQRVSGPQTGAPANGLSPVESYPVLASNNVIADNVSDMVLRFPTAGMYPYELDYAQASGWATLSMSYLSGAAQVIVPPAAYVKIFPNAAATHNPGESQTVSVVALDNAGRALSGVPVKLVISGAHAGQQTAVTDISGYASFTYQGTKAGVADQLQAQVQYGQDWLVSPVLIVNWNSLPNHAPVVTAGDDQTATWPNTIQLTGTATDDGLPTGGTMTVTWSKVSGPGTVTFVTPNRPVTTAGFSEPGTYQLKLSATDGALTSEATVNILVNPPATVSGGWILSPAFDGKVTGQAPVTLVAGITLQSGVLTMWPASDENSVTTLNANTVGTGPLATIDATLLPNGEYWLRLQAVNSTGAAQVSLVRFYATGEYKPGRVTATVTDFTVPLAGLPIQIQRTYDSLERQFQGDFGYGWKLGVSALRFEVGPSSDVTLTINGQRKTFYFTPEGSIFAWYTPKYTGEPGFYGSLTSTGDTCSGVLLRTGNQWICGLADDTYKSTGWKYTDPAGREYTIAADKTLTSLKDLNGNMLTIAADGITSSAGNLKVAFVRDAQGRITKITDPLGKQYLYGYNTTGELTSVTYPSLATPSGYTYDPGHLLKTETDPRGNVAGTTIYDAAGRLQSVTDAAGNTTQYAYDIANRKTTTTNPDTGVEEVISDANGNVLSRKDGLNRVTTYTYDTKNNLITETNALNQTTTNTYDANGFKTSVKNALNETSSAVFNAYGGPTSITDPLNFTQSATYDATYNINTISDALGQVAQFSWNSHGQPLTTKDARGNTSQYQYDAYGNRTSYTDPEGHTTLTAYNSFGQKLSETDARGNTTTYTYDDLGHMLTTTNADSKVTTYEYDANGNKTAEVDALSRRTTFEYDAKNRLTKTTYPDLTYSETTYDFRDKPLTVRDQGGRITKNVYDQAGQLTSVTHAFGTADAAKVSYAYDDAGRKLTETDERSNTTTSAYDAAGRVLSVTNALGKVTSFTYDAAGRKKTQTDANTHTTTYDYDGRGRLVTTTYPDTKTVTHTYDGLGVRLTTTDQENRTTTWTYDKASRLKQVTDALSQVTTYSYDAAGNKISQTDANSHTTTYEYDKLNRRTKRTLPLGQSETFIYDAVGNMATRKDFNGNTTTFGYDSLNRLLSKTPDASFSSSPITFTYTTTGKRLSMVDWSGTTGYTYDNRDRLLTRATPQGTLTYTWHPNSLVASVFSSNVNGVSVGYEYDAANRLQTVTDNRLTNSTSYAYDDAGNLLSFTYPNGVIHTFTYDTTDRPTNLAVTKGGVTLASYAQTFSDAGRKLTMNENGTRLVNYAYDNIYRLLSETVGADSLVYTLDPVGNRLNRTSTIPSLPTVGSTYDKNDRLTSDTYDANGNTLASGGNGYGYDFEDRLTRFNGGEVTMLYDGDGNRVARTEGGVTTRYLVDELTPTGYAQVAEEVQMGAVVRRYAHGAQRVSQTQPINGQWVTHYYGYDGLWGSVRQLTDSSGSVSDNYSYDAYGNQVSQGGGTPNLFRYRGEERDSSFNLYRLRARWYDPKVSAFLTSDTFEQPRAAGRQTHNAVPGVWPPVRRRVTLARPGTSASYCGTRPETVRPPHEARPALRHGGA